ATGATTACAACGAGCCTTCTTCGGGAATGATAACGCTTCGTGCGCTGACGGACCTTTCCAACAGGAATACGGTGAACATCAACATACTCACGCACCTGGAATTCGACCGCGTGATGTACCTGGTGGAAAAGGGGCTAAGTCCGCAAAAAGCCAAGAATCAGGCCGAAGCAGAAATTTTCAACGCTTTCGGAATCCATGGTGAATTTGCAAGTCCCGAAGACTTGGATATTTTCCGTGAGGGTGAAGGGAATGCAGCATTGCTCGCCATCAGCATACTGATGCTCAATGAATTTTCGGAGGCTGAATTCACCGAATTCGCAGCCAATTTCGCCGCAGACATCGAGACCGACGGTACATGGGACAACGACTCCTCGAAGGCAAGACTTGCTGGATGGGCGAAAAATCACGACAGAAGTCTTTCGGGAATCCGTAAAGATATAGAAGAGTGGGATTTGGGCCCCGTTCCTAATTTTGAAAAATATGTGCGCAACTTCTGGTACATGATCTTTGGCTTTGAGGAATGCGGTGCCGAACAAGAAGGCTTAATGTCGGCTATAAAAAACGATTCTCTTTGTGAAATATTTTTCACAAAACAGGAAGAAGAGTATTATTCTCGCACGATTTGGGTCTGTGACCCTAGCGAACGCTTTGTTTGCAGGAACGGTATTTGGGATGAGGCGAGCGAATTTGAGAGCGACTTTTTCGGCACAGGCAAAATCAAAGGTGGCGAAGATGGCGAAATTTTTGTGGGAGTAAAAACAGGATCGTATTACGTGTATGATGATAGTTTGAAGAAATGGGTGCTGAAATTCGCTATTGAAGATGATGAAGACCTTATTTATGTTCCCAGATTCGCTTACGCCGATTTACTGACAATGGGTGTAGGGTGTACACTTAAACGAAATGGTGAAATGAGAATAAGCCAGGAAGGAGAGTATCGTATATGCAAAGATTCCTACTGGAAGACTGCAACCGAATTAGAGATCGATACTTATGGAGAATCGTGTTCCACGGAAACAGAGGGCGTTGTTGTTTTAGGAGCAGCAACTAGCAGCAACAAATACTATTGTTCACGAGGGAAGTGGATTAGCATGACCAATGGTTGGAACTGGGCCGTTCCGCAAGAGCTTCGCCTAAACCCGGATATCGTTTATGATAGCATAACGGACGAACGAGATGGTAGGGTCTATAAGACTGTCAAGATTGGCAACCAGACTTGGATGGCGGAAGATCTGAGTTACACCGATGCCACCGAAACACGTATTTTGAATAACAATTTTCTGTGCGTCGACAGCATGCGCTATATATGGGATTATAAAAGTAATATAGACTATCCTGGGGGAATGTATTTCATAGCGGATTCCTTTTCTACCGATGTGAGAGGGTGTGCTTATACTTGGATGGCAGCCATTAACTCGATAAAGTTAGAGAAAGATGCAGACAACCCCTTGGTTGGCAACTTAAAAACCACATGTGCTTTGGCAAGCCGCCGAGTGCAGGGAATTTGTCCTGACGGCTGGCACCTTCCCAATAACGACGAATGGAGCGAATTGATTACTGCTGTGGGGGGCGTCGAGACAGCTGGTAAGGCTCTAAAGTCGCAAACTGGGTGGAACAAAAAAAGCAATGGTTCGGATGACTTCGGTTTCTCCGCGCTTCCTGTGGGCTGGAGCAATGAAAGAGCCTATGGAGGAGGATCGGCCGACGCAGCAAGCAAAGGTGGCGAGCTAGCCTTTTTCTGGAGCGTTTCCGAGAATGTCGAGGACTGTACAAAGACTTACTATATAGTACTCAATACAGGAAATTCAATATTCCTTTATGGCGACGACAAGTCTAATCGTAAATTATCAAAAGCAATCCGCTGCGTCAAAGACTAATTTTTTACTATATGGCGCTCTTTCTGAACGCATATAGCGCGGCTCGGCAGCGACAAATTATTCAAATAGTTTGTCGCTCCACCCGCCTTTTACTATATTTGAACCCGTTCGATCAAAGGGGGCACCATGCTCAAGTATTACAAAATCGAATCGGGTCGCATCGCAGTCGCCCCGAACGAAGATGCAGCTGACATCGTCATCATGGGCTCCCTCAGCCAGGAACAACGCAGCGTCCTGGTCAAGGAATACGAGATTACCGAGCATACCATCGCCTCCGCATTCGACTCCGACGAGCTTTCCCGTATCGAATACGACGACGATTTCACCACGATAGTGTTCAAGAAGCCTAAGAACTA
Above is a window of Fibrobacter sp. DNA encoding:
- a CDS encoding FISUMP domain-containing protein, producing MKNSLLKTIKKGLNSVLSLAFISIAVTACFDGYAGGSSDDEGIIAISNKSVAGVSQKGPFMKGSTVTVQELAGKTLTQTGKSFKGTIKSNKGDFVINNINLKSQYAILEATGYYRSETGYDYNEPSSGMITLRALTDLSNRNTVNINILTHLEFDRVMYLVEKGLSPQKAKNQAEAEIFNAFGIHGEFASPEDLDIFREGEGNAALLAISILMLNEFSEAEFTEFAANFAADIETDGTWDNDSSKARLAGWAKNHDRSLSGIRKDIEEWDLGPVPNFEKYVRNFWYMIFGFEECGAEQEGLMSAIKNDSLCEIFFTKQEEEYYSRTIWVCDPSERFVCRNGIWDEASEFESDFFGTGKIKGGEDGEIFVGVKTGSYYVYDDSLKKWVLKFAIEDDEDLIYVPRFAYADLLTMGVGCTLKRNGEMRISQEGEYRICKDSYWKTATELEIDTYGESCSTETEGVVVLGAATSSNKYYCSRGKWISMTNGWNWAVPQELRLNPDIVYDSITDERDGRVYKTVKIGNQTWMAEDLSYTDATETRILNNNFLCVDSMRYIWDYKSNIDYPGGMYFIADSFSTDVRGCAYTWMAAINSIKLEKDADNPLVGNLKTTCALASRRVQGICPDGWHLPNNDEWSELITAVGGVETAGKALKSQTGWNKKSNGSDDFGFSALPVGWSNERAYGGGSADAASKGGELAFFWSVSENVEDCTKTYYIVLNTGNSIFLYGDDKSNRKLSKAIRCVKD